The Esox lucius isolate fEsoLuc1 chromosome 5, fEsoLuc1.pri, whole genome shotgun sequence genome includes a region encoding these proteins:
- the taok2b gene encoding serine/threonine-protein kinase TAO2 isoform X2, translated as MALAMPSSVRAGSLKDPEVAELFYRDDPEKLFTDLREIGHGSFGAVYFAHDIRTNEVVAIKKMSYGGKQSNEKWQDIIKEVKFLQKLRHPNTVEYRGCYLREHTAWLVMEYCLGSASDLLEVHKKPLQEQEIAAIIHGALQGLVYLHSHNMIHRDVKAGNILLTEPGQVKLGDFGSASIVAPANSFVGTPYWMAPEVILAMDEGQYDGKVDVWSLGITAIELAERKPPLFNMNAMSALYHIAQNESPVLQSNHWSDYFHNFVDSCLQKIHQDRPTSDVLLKHLFLCRERSHTVVMDLIARTKDAVRELDNLQYRKMKKILFHEALNGPQTEGGEEEEDGEQYLLQTGTVNSMESSHSLPSMSISASSQSSSVNSLADGSDDSGEMAMMTEGEHTVTSNSSVLHKPLSHDNIYDDPYQPELDAQQPPSTRGDGREGGGGRRRGHRSRDHFATIRTASLVTRQIQEHEQGSALREQMSGYKRMRRQHQKQLMGLENKLKAEMDEHQLRLDKELENQRNSFGGEADKLSKKHQAILEKETKAALAEEKKFQQHILAQQKKELTSLLESQKRQYRARKEQLKEELNENQSTPKREKQEWLVHQKECLQQLQAEEEAGLLRRQRQYYELQCRQYKRKMLLARHNLEQDLLREDLNKKQTLKDLECAMLLRHHESTQEMEFRQLGSVQRTRADLIRTQHQTELTNQMEYNKRREQELRQKHAVEVRQQPKSLKVSESETHGTQNQPPPETEEDRGVEDQKTGGQRGAQTGAEGLEEMGGVEEVEKGEMEEGETKEVMEGNIVEVEEWGIKGFEEGMEEALQDQSEGIEKEMGDGHDSCCSLEIKDEIEEEQEEKAKAEKGRMDEAQEADKRKSGEGEVVLRQVDGVQWEDEEGDDEDEARYVLDDDYGNEDEEEGRGVADGCPSEFITSPERRRVHESDELSEFYFPETPEEVEPVCPAVPPASPPPVPSSFPSLFSHAICLLLSLSAAAQPSNFTLLLLSIFLLSLRRCPPLPSLASLLLSGELALLALFFSYLLLRSCCSLSISTYLSLTLWACGLFSLGLSLSLGLYYVPVALISASFLSSPSLFLSLYLVVVLVVRPARVFLQNAPRKLSRLWMRFLFRLPRPLFNICQSLLGGLAERSLYDMFPKAGRNWGGRQSKIPVPLKSLPLDRQAGRNHSGSPLAACLLWARRFVRRPLGALADLANSVVLRLASRILKELPPECLSKLRTFGLLRKQKPSRLPRLLPREVREQRERRRRERERQRREREKERLFRDEGRWECGLRRTASGRSLRGKVRPWR; from the exons ATG gCGCTGGCCATGCCGTCAAGTGTGCGGGCCGGAAGCCTGAAGGACCCGGAGGTTGCTGAGCTCTTCTACAGAGATGATCCCGAGAAGCTCTTCACCGACCTGCGGGAGATTGGGCATGGCAGCTTCGGAGCCGTCTACTTC GCACATGACATCCGCACCAATGAAGTGGTGGCTATCAAGAAGATGTCATATGGTGGCAAGCAGTCCAATGAG aaaTGGCAGGATATCATCAAAGAAGTTAAGTTTCTCCAGAAACTTCGCCATCCCAACACTGTGGAGTACAGAGGCTGCTACCTGAGAGAGCACACTGCATGG CTGGTAATGGAGTATTGTTTGGGTTCAGCCTCTGACCTACTGGAAG TCCACAAGAAGCCCCTCCAGGAGCAGGAGATAGCAGCCATCATCCACGGTGCATTGCAGGGTCTGGTGTACCTTCATTCTCACAACATGATTCACAG GGATGTGAAGGCTGGTAACATCTTGCTAACAGAACCAGGCCAGGTGAAACTGGGTGACTTTGGGTCTGCCTCCATCGTAGCCCCAGCCAACTCGTTTGTGGGCACGCCCTACTG GATGGCTCCTGAGGTGATCCTGGCCATGGACGAGGGTCAATACGATGGCAAGGTGGACGTGTGGTCACTGGGCATCACCGCCATAGAGCTGG CGGAGAGGAAGCCGCCTCTGTTCAACATGAATGCTATGAGTGCCTTATACCACATCGCTCAGAACGAGAGTCCTGTTCTGCAGTCCAATCACTG GTCAGATTATTTCCATAACTTTGTGGACTCCTGTCTGCAGAAGATCCACCAGGACAGACCTACCTCTGATGTGCTACTAAAG CACCTTTTCCTATGCAGAGAGCGGTCCCACACGGTGGTGATGGACCTGATTGCGCGCACCAAGGATGCAGTGCGGGAGCTGGACAACCTACAATACCGGAAAATGAAGAAGATCCTCTTCCATGAGGCCCTCAATGGGCCACAGACTGAggggggggaggaagaggag GACGGGGAACAGTACTTGCTGCAGACCGGTACAGTCAACAGCATGGAGAGCTCTCATTCACTGCCCTCCATGTCCATCAGCGCCAGCTCCCAGAGCAGTTCGGTCAACAGCCTGGCGGACGGATCGGACGACAGTGGCGAGATGGCCATGATGACCGAGGGCGAGCACACGGTTACCTCTAACAGCTCTGTCCTGCACAAGCCCCTG AGCCATGACAACATCTACGATGACCCCTACCAGCCAGAGCTGGACGCCCAGCAGCCACCATCAACACGGGGTGATGGAAGAGAAGGAGGCGGGGGCAGACGGAGGGGGCATCGCAGCCGAGACCACTTTGCCACCATCCGGACAGCATCGCTGGTGACCCGGCAGATCCAGGAGCACGAGCAGGGCTCAGCGCTGAGGGAGCAGATGTCCGG GTACAAGAGGATGAGACGGCAGCATCAGAAGCAGCTGATGGGCCTGGAGAACAAGCTGAAGGCAGAGATGGACGAGCACCAGCTGAGGCTGGACAAGGAGCTAGAGAACCAGAGGAACAGCTTTGGGGGCGAGGCTGACAAACTGAGCAAGAAGCATCAGGCAATCCTGGAGAAGGAG ACAAAGGCAGCCTTGGCTGAGGAGAAGAAGTTTCAGCAGCACATTCTGGCCCAGCAGAAGAAGGAACTGACCAGCCTCCTTGAGTCCCAGAAACGTCAGTACCGAGCACGCAAGGAGCAGCTCAAAGAG GAGCTGAACGAGAACCAGTCTACCCCCAAAAGGGAGAAGCAGGAGTGGCTGGTGCACCAGAAGGAGTGCCTCCAGCAGCTGCAGGCGGAGGAGGAGGCGGGGCTTCTGAGGAGACAACGGCAATACTATGAGTTGCAGTGTCGCCAGTATAAGAGGAAGATGCTGCTTGCACGCCACAACCTGGAGCAGGACCTACTCAGAGAG GATCTAAACAAGAAGCAGACACTGAAGGACTTGGAGTGCGCCATGCTACTGCGCCACCACGAGTCGACCCAGGAGATGGAGTTCCGGCAGTTGGGTTCAGTGCAGCGCACGCGAGCCGACCTTATCCGCACGCAACACCAGACAGAGCTCACCAACCAGATGGAGTACAACAAGCGGCGCGAGCAGGAGCTCCGGCAGAAGCACGCGGTGGAAGTCCGCCAGCAGCCCAAGAGCCTCAAAGTGAGTGAGAGCGAGACCCACGGCACACAAAACCAGCCACCTCCGGAAACTGAGGAGGACAGGGGGGTTGAGGATCAGAAAACAGGGGGGCAAAGGGGCGCCCAAACTGGGGCTGAGGGTTTGGAAGAGATGGGGGGAGTGGAGGAAGTTGAGAAGGGGGAGATGGAAGAAGGTGAAACCAAAGAAGTAATGGAGGGAAACATTGTAGAGGTTGAGGAATGGGGGATAAAAGGTTTTGAAGAGGGGATGGAAGAGGCTTTGCAAGACCAAAGTGAAGGGATTGAGAAGGAGATGGGAGATGGGCACGATAGTTGCTGTAGTTTAGAGATCAAGGATGAAatagaggaggaacaggaggagaaggCCAAGGCCGAGAAAGGCAGGATGGACGAAGCTCAAGAAGCTGATAAGCGAAAATCTGGGGAGGGAGAAGTGGTTCTGAGGCAGGTGGATGGAGTGCAGTGGGAGGACGAAGAGGGCGATGATGAAGATGAAGCAAGATATGTTCTTGATGACGATTACGGCAacgaagatgaggaggagggtaGGGGCGTGGCCGATGGCTGTCCATCCGAGTTCATCACCTCCCCAGAACGGAGACGCGTGCACGAGTCCGATGAGCTCTCTGAATTCTACTTCCCAGAGACCCCAGAGGAAGTGGAGCCTGTCTGTCCTGCCGTCCCCCCAGCCTCTCCACCCCCTGTCCCTTCTTCTTTCCCTTCCCTTTTCTCACATGCCATctgtctcctcctgtccctGTCAGCTGCCGCCCAGCCCTCAAACTTTACCCTCTTGCTCCTCTCaatcttcctcctctcccttcgtcgctgcccccccctcccttcgCTGgcttccctcctcctctcaggTGAGCTGGCCCTCCTTGCCCTGTTCTTCTCTTACCTCCTCCTTCGCTCCTGctgctctctctccatctccacatACCTGTCCCTCACTCTGTGGGCATGCGGCCTGTTCAGCCTGGGTCTCTCACTGAGCCTAGGTCTCTATTACGTCCCCGTGGCCCTGATTTCTGCCTCCTTCCTCAGCTCGCCTTCCctgttcctctccctctaccttgTTGTGGTGCTGGTGGTTAGGCCGGCACGTGTCTTCCTCCAAAATGCACCGCGGAAGCTCAGCCGTCTTTGGATGAGGTTCCTCTTCCGCCTCCCCCGCCCGCTCTTCAACATCTGCCAGTCTCTGCTCGGGGGCCTGGCGGAGCGAAGCCTTTACGATATGTTCCCCAAGGCCGGGCGCAACTGGGGAGGCCGCCAATCCAAAATCCCTGTGCCCCTTAAAAGCCTGCCCTTAGATCGCCAAGCAGGCAGGAACCACAGCGGCTCGCCCCTTGCCGCATGCCTCCTCTGGGCCAGACGCTTTGTTCGACGGCCTTTAGGTGCCCTCGCAGACCTGGCCAACTCTGTCGTTCTGAGGCTGGCTAGCAGGATCCTTAAAGAGCTGCCCCCTGAGTGCCTGAGCAAACTTCGTACCTTCGGTCTGCTCAGAAAGCAGAAACCTAGCAGGCTGCCCCGGCTCCTACCTAGAGAAGTCAGGGAGCAGAGGGAAAGgcggaggagggagagggagaggcagaggagggagcGGGAGAAAGAACGGCTGTTTAGAGATGAAGGGAGATGGGAATGCGGGTTGAGGCGAACAGCCTCTGGGCGGAGCTTGAGAGGTAAAGTGCGACCATGGCGATAG